Proteins from one Lepidochelys kempii isolate rLepKem1 chromosome 6, rLepKem1.hap2, whole genome shotgun sequence genomic window:
- the LOC140913671 gene encoding uncharacterized protein isoform X2, whose amino-acid sequence MTGIMPGPAPAPGFPDPARISRMEQGEGPRVPDLQGSEEREIPRGAYTACARMEENPQREGPAGTESYGSPKQGEGRPDWETACESPLQEILVHQRTHMGEKPYKCPECGKSFHQSSHLIRHQRIHTGERPYKCGECGKAFSQSSLLTRHQRTHTGERPYKCPDCGKSFSRGSNLSQHQRIHTGERPYQCTECGKSFTLSSHLIRHQRTHTGERPHKCGECGKAFAESSHLRQHRRTHRGEPPYKCPDCGRAFALSLDFVQHVREHTERRPYRCGACGRRFPLSSALSQHRKSHHRPPAAPKAHPCGVCGKVFGKSSHLVTHRRVHTGEKPFACAECGRGFSQSADLAKHRRTHTGERPYPCPECGKRFSVSSTLAKHQRSHKGERPYPCPECGKRFSQSSNLAQHQRSHRGHRPYRCTECGKAFAQSSALLQHHRTHTGEKPFACLQCGKAFSLSSNLHQHRRTHRGDGGLGRPYQCPECGKSFARSTLLIRHQRIHTGEKPYKCGECGKSFYQSSNLAQHRRVHTEEKPFGCPDCGRGFRHNAHLAQHRRVHTGERPFPCPQCGKAFSQRSNLLQHRRVHTGERPYVCTHCGKGFGDSSNLLQHLRTHTPERPYPCPECGRSFRHGKHLTQHRSLHTGQKSHRCPDCGKGFNWSSHLAQHRRIHTGERPYQCPQCGKAFTQRSNLLQHQALHRPAQDLAEQLQMNHVA is encoded by the exons ATGACTGGGATcatgcctggccctgcccctgccccaggatTCCCCGACCCGGCCAGGATCTCCCGCATGGAGcaaggggaagggcccagggtCCCGGAtctccagggctctgaggaaaGGGAGATCCCGAGAGGTGCCTACACAG CATGTGCCAGGATGGAGGAGAATCCCCAGCGGGAAGGGCCTGCAGGAACGGAGTCTTACGGGAGCCCCAAGCAGGGGGAGGGCCGGCCCGACTGGGAGACGGCGTGCGAGAGCCCCCTGCAGGAGATCCTGGTGCACCAGCGCACCCACATGGGTGAGAAGCCCTACAAGTGCCccgagtgcgggaagagcttccaCCAGAGCTCCCACCTCATCCggcaccagcgcatccacaccggggagcgccCCTACAAATGCGGCGAGTGCGGCAAGGCCTTCAGCCAGAGCTCGCTGCTGACCCGCCACCAGCGCACCCACACCGGGGAGCGCCCCTACAAATGCCCCgactgcgggaagagcttcagccGCGGCTCCAACCTCAGCCagcaccagcgcatccacaccggggagcgccCCTACCAGTGCACCGAGTGCGGCAAGAGCTTCACGCTCAGCTCCCACCTGATCCGCCACCAGCGcacccacaccggggagcggccccaCAAATGCGGCGAGTGCGGCAAGGCCTTCGCCGAGAGCTCCCACCTCCGCCAGCACCGCCGCACCCACCGGGGCGAGCCGCCCTACAAGTGCCCCGACTGCGGGCGCGCCTTCGCCCTGAGCCTGGACTTCGTGCAGCACGTGCGGGAGCACACGGAGCGCCGGCCCTACCGCTGCGGGGCCTGCGGGCGCCGCTTCCCCCTCAGCTCGGCCCTCTCGCAGCACCGCAAGAGCCACCACCGCCCCCCGGCCGCCCCCAAGGCCCACCCCTGTGGGGTGTGCGGGAAGGTGTTCGGGAAGAGCTCGCACCTGGTGACCCACCGGCGGGTGCACACGGGCGAGAAGCCCTTCGCCTGTGCGGAGTGCGGGCGCGGCTTCAGCCAGAGCGCCGACCTGGCCAAGCACCGGCGCACCCACACCGGCGAGCGGCCCTACCCCTGCCCCGAGTGTGGCAAGCGCTTCAGCGTCTCCTCCACCCTGGCCAAGCACCAGCGCAGCCACAAGGGCGAGCGGCCCTACCCCTGCCCCGAGTGCGGCAAGCgcttcagccagagctccaaCCTCGCCCAGCACCAGCGCAGCCACCGCGGGCACCGGCCCTACCGCTGCACCGAGTGCGGCAAGGCCTTCGCCCAGAGCTCGGCCCTCCTGCAGCACCACCGCACCCACACCGGCGAGAAGCCCTTCGCCTGCCTGCAGTGCGGCAAGGCCTTCAGCCTCAGCTCCAACCTGCACCAGCACCGGCGTACGCACCGCGGAGAC GGTGGGCTGGGCCGGCCCTACCAGTGCCccgagtgcgggaagagcttTGCCCGCAGCACCCTCCTGATCCGGCACCAGCGGATCCACACCGGCGAAAAGCCCTACAAGTGCGGggagtgcgggaagagcttctACCAGAGCTCCAACCTGGCGCAGCACCGGCGCGTCCACACGGAGGAGAAACCGTTCGGCTGCCCCGACTGCGGGCGCGGCTTCCGCCACAACGCCCACCTGGCGCAGCACCGGCGCGTCCACACCGGCGagcgccccttcccctgcccccagtgcggCAAGGCCTTCAGCCAGCGCTCCAACCTGCTGCAGCACCGGCGCGTCCACACCGGCGAGCGCCCCTACGTCTGCACCCACTGCGGGAAGGGCTTCGGTGACAGCTCCAACCTGCTGCAGCACCTGCGCACCCACACGCCGGAGAGACCCTATCCGTGCCCCGAGTGCGGGCGCAGCTTCCGTCACGGCAAGCACCTGACCCAGCACCGCTCCCTGCACACGGGCCAGAAATCCCACCGCTGCCCTGACTGCGGGAAGGGCTTCAACTGGAGCTCCCACCTCGCCCAGCACCGGCGCATCCACACTGGGGAGCGGCCCTACCAGTGCCCCCAGTGCGGGAAGGCGTTCACACAGAGATCCAATCTCTTGCAGCACCAGGCCCTCCATCGCCCTGCCCAGGACCTggctgagcagctgcagatgaACCATGTGGCTTAG
- the LOC140913671 gene encoding uncharacterized protein isoform X1, translated as MTGIMPGPAPAPGFPDPARISRMEQGEGPRVPDLQGSEEREIPRGAYTACARMEENPQREGPAGTESYGSPKQGEGRPDWETACESPLQEILVHQRTHMGEKPYKCPECGKSFHQSSHLIRHQRIHTGERPYKCGECGKAFSQSSLLTRHQRTHTGERPYKCPDCGKSFSRGSNLSQHQRIHTGERPYQCTECGKSFTLSSHLIRHQRTHTGERPHKCGECGKAFAESSHLRQHRRTHRGEPPYKCPDCGRAFALSLDFVQHVREHTERRPYRCGACGRRFPLSSALSQHRKSHHRPPAAPKAHPCGVCGKVFGKSSHLVTHRRVHTGEKPFACAECGRGFSQSADLAKHRRTHTGERPYPCPECGKRFSVSSTLAKHQRSHKGERPYPCPECGKRFSQSSNLAQHQRSHRGHRPYRCTECGKAFAQSSALLQHHRTHTGEKPFACLQCGKAFSLSSNLHQHRRTHRGDASPAWGVAGGAGPLGRIRKYLG; from the exons ATGACTGGGATcatgcctggccctgcccctgccccaggatTCCCCGACCCGGCCAGGATCTCCCGCATGGAGcaaggggaagggcccagggtCCCGGAtctccagggctctgaggaaaGGGAGATCCCGAGAGGTGCCTACACAG CATGTGCCAGGATGGAGGAGAATCCCCAGCGGGAAGGGCCTGCAGGAACGGAGTCTTACGGGAGCCCCAAGCAGGGGGAGGGCCGGCCCGACTGGGAGACGGCGTGCGAGAGCCCCCTGCAGGAGATCCTGGTGCACCAGCGCACCCACATGGGTGAGAAGCCCTACAAGTGCCccgagtgcgggaagagcttccaCCAGAGCTCCCACCTCATCCggcaccagcgcatccacaccggggagcgccCCTACAAATGCGGCGAGTGCGGCAAGGCCTTCAGCCAGAGCTCGCTGCTGACCCGCCACCAGCGCACCCACACCGGGGAGCGCCCCTACAAATGCCCCgactgcgggaagagcttcagccGCGGCTCCAACCTCAGCCagcaccagcgcatccacaccggggagcgccCCTACCAGTGCACCGAGTGCGGCAAGAGCTTCACGCTCAGCTCCCACCTGATCCGCCACCAGCGcacccacaccggggagcggccccaCAAATGCGGCGAGTGCGGCAAGGCCTTCGCCGAGAGCTCCCACCTCCGCCAGCACCGCCGCACCCACCGGGGCGAGCCGCCCTACAAGTGCCCCGACTGCGGGCGCGCCTTCGCCCTGAGCCTGGACTTCGTGCAGCACGTGCGGGAGCACACGGAGCGCCGGCCCTACCGCTGCGGGGCCTGCGGGCGCCGCTTCCCCCTCAGCTCGGCCCTCTCGCAGCACCGCAAGAGCCACCACCGCCCCCCGGCCGCCCCCAAGGCCCACCCCTGTGGGGTGTGCGGGAAGGTGTTCGGGAAGAGCTCGCACCTGGTGACCCACCGGCGGGTGCACACGGGCGAGAAGCCCTTCGCCTGTGCGGAGTGCGGGCGCGGCTTCAGCCAGAGCGCCGACCTGGCCAAGCACCGGCGCACCCACACCGGCGAGCGGCCCTACCCCTGCCCCGAGTGTGGCAAGCGCTTCAGCGTCTCCTCCACCCTGGCCAAGCACCAGCGCAGCCACAAGGGCGAGCGGCCCTACCCCTGCCCCGAGTGCGGCAAGCgcttcagccagagctccaaCCTCGCCCAGCACCAGCGCAGCCACCGCGGGCACCGGCCCTACCGCTGCACCGAGTGCGGCAAGGCCTTCGCCCAGAGCTCGGCCCTCCTGCAGCACCACCGCACCCACACCGGCGAGAAGCCCTTCGCCTGCCTGCAGTGCGGCAAGGCCTTCAGCCTCAGCTCCAACCTGCACCAGCACCGGCGTACGCACCGCGGAGACGCCAGCCCCGCCTGGGGCGTGGCTGGGGGAGCTGGCCCGCTCGGACGCATTCGGAAATACCTTGGCTGA